The window GCTCCTGCTCGGCGTGTACGGGCTCGGGCTGGGCGTTCCGTTCTTCGTGGCGGCGGTGGCGCTCAACTGGTACCTGGCCGGCGCCCAGCGCATGCGGCGCTGGCTGCGACCCATCGAGATGGTTTCCGGCGCGCTGCTGGTGGTGGTCGGCGTGCTGCTGTTCACTGGCCGGTTCACGCTGCTGTCGAATTTCTTTGCCAGCTTCGGCTCGTTCTCCAATCCGGGTCTCTGATGTCGCATGCCCGAGGGGCCTGATCGGGAGCGGACAGGGGCACGGCGGTAGATTTCTCCACGTGACCTCGGCCCGCGATCGCTTCTTCGCTTTTCGACGCAGCATTCCGCATCCCCCGCGCCTCGACCGCCAGACGGTCCGGGCGCGGGGGCTCGCGTTTGCCGTATTCACCTCGCCGCCCGTGGCGGGCGCGCCGCCACTGCTGTGCGTGAACGGCGGCCTGATCGTGGACCACGCCATGCTCTGGCCGTCGCTGTCGCCGCTGGCCGCGGGGCGGCAGCTCATCCTCTACGACCAGCGCGGTCGCGGCGCGTCGCAGGCGCCGGCCGATCCGCTCGCGTCGCGCATCGAAGACGACGCCGCCGACATCCCCGCCCTGCGCCGCGCGCTGGGCATTCGCGAGTGGGACGTGCTCGGCCATTCGTGGGGCGGCGGCATCGCCATGCTCGCGGCGGCGCAGGATCCGGCCGGCGTGCGCCGGCTGGTGCTGGCCGACGCCGTGGGCCCCACCAGCTCGTGGATGGCGCCGCTGCGCGCCGAGACCTTGGCGCGCGCCAATGCGGACGATCGCGCCGTGCTCGCCGGCATCAGCGACCACGCGCTGGGCGAGCCCGACCTGGCGGTGCACCTGGCGCACCTTCGCGCGTCGTACGGCGCCTGGTTCGTGGATCAGGCGTTCGCGTCCACGTTCCCCATGCCGCGGCAGGCCAGCCAGACCGGCGCCGCCGCGTTGGCGCGACTGCG is drawn from Gemmatimonadaceae bacterium and contains these coding sequences:
- a CDS encoding alpha/beta hydrolase, with translation MTSARDRFFAFRRSIPHPPRLDRQTVRARGLAFAVFTSPPVAGAPPLLCVNGGLIVDHAMLWPSLSPLAAGRQLILYDQRGRGASQAPADPLASRIEDDAADIPALRRALGIREWDVLGHSWGGGIAMLAAAQDPAGVRRLVLADAVGPTSSWMAPLRAETLARANADDRAVLAGISDHALGEPDLAVHLAHLRASYGAWFVDQAFASTFPMPRQASQTGAAALARLRRDGYDWHHQVGALRCPTLVVHGEGDPLSPDVARELAATIPGARLEFLPHSGHFPFWEAPNEFFAAVSRFLA